One Vespa velutina chromosome 19, iVesVel2.1, whole genome shotgun sequence DNA segment encodes these proteins:
- the LOC124955887 gene encoding transmembrane 9 superfamily member 2 isoform X1, giving the protein MARILSSIWLLCTLYVVTEISAFYLPGLAPVNFCKTDDDSSKNCKSEIKLYVNRLNTEKYVIPYEYDRFDFCTAEKEESPVENLGQVVFGERIRPSPYKLKFLESVNCQKACKKVYKGGDEASEKKLQFLKKGIALNYQHHWIIDNMPVTWCYQIQDEKQYCSTGFPMGCFTKEARSQQDACSINGPYHNPKTYYLFNHVDLNITYHSGVKEEWGTSFKANGGRIISVKVIPRSIKHENVLTCTGKKAMELPYGDLPADQTLEITYTYSVTFSQDNTIKWSSRWDYILESMPHTNIQWLSILNSLIIVLFLSGMVAMIMLRTLHKDIVRYNQAYFQIESGEDAQEEFGWKLVHGDVFRPPRKGMLFSVLLGSGTQVFFMTLVTLAFACFGFLSPANRGALMTCAMVLYVCLGTSAGYVAARIYKSFGGEKWKSNVLLTSMLSPGLVFGLFFIMNLIFWGKGSSAAVPFSTLVALLALWFGVSVPLTFIGAYFGFKKRSLEHPVRTNQIPRQIPEQNFYTQPIPGVIMGGVFPFGCIFIQLFFILNSLWSSQVYYMFGFLFLVFLILVITCSETTILLCYFHLCAEDYHWWWRSFLTSGFTAFYLLIYCIHFFMTKLDIEDATSTFLYFGYTLIMVYLFFLLTGSIGFFACFWFVRKIYSVVKVD; this is encoded by the exons ATGGCGAgaatattatcatcgatatggCTGTTGTGTACGCTCTACGTAGTTACTGAAATATCAGCATTTTACTTGCCCGGTTTAGCACCagtaaatttttgtaaaactgATGATGATTCTTCGAAAAATTGTAAG tctgAAATCAAATTATATGTTAATCGCCTGAATACTGAGAAATATGTTATACCTTATGAATATGATCg ttTTGACTTTTGTACTgcggaaaaagaagaatctccAGTTGAAAATTTAGGGCAAGTAGTCTTTGGAGAACGGATTCGCCCTTCTCCATACAag TTGAAATTCTTGGAATCAGTCAATTGTCAGAAAGCAtgtaaaaaagtttataaaggAGGAGATGAAGCTTCAGAAAAAAAGTTGCAATTCCTTAAAAAAGGAATAGCGCTTAATTATCAACATCATTGGATCATTG aTAATATGCCAGTCACATGGTGTTATCAAATACAAGATGAAAAACAATATTGTAGTACTGGTTTTCCAATGGGCTGCTTTACAAAGGAAGCTCGTTCTCAACAGGATGCCTGTAGCATTAAT GGTCCATATCACAACCCaaaaacatattatttattcaaccACGTAGATCTTAACATAACATACCACAGTGGAGTCAAAGAAGAATGGGGAACAAGTTTCAAAGCAAATGGTGGTCGTATTATCT CTGTAAAAGTTATTCCTCGTAGTATTAAACACGAAAATGTCCTAACTTGTACTGGCAAAAAAGCCATGGAATTACCATATGGTGATCTTCCTGCTGATCAAACATTGgaaataacatatacatattctgTAACATTTTCC CAAGACAATACAATCAAATGGTCATCCAGGTGGGattatatattagaatcaATGCCACATACAAATATTCAATGGCTTAGTATCctgaattcattaattattgtcTTATTTTTATCTGGAATGGTGGCAATGATAATGCTTCGTACATTGCACAAGGATATTGTGAGATATAAtcag GCCTACTTCCAGATAGAGTCAGGAGAGGATGCACAGGAAGAATTTGGATGGAAACTAGTACATGGTGATGTCTTCCGACCACCACGTAAAGGAATGTTATTTTCAGTTTTACTTGGTTCGGGTACACAAGTCTTTTTCATGACTCTTGTTACACTAG CATTTGCTTGTTTCGGTTTTCTGTCTCCTGCTAATAGAGGAGCATTGATGACATGTGCAAtggtattatatgtatgtcttGGAACCTCAGCTGGTTATGTAGCTGCtcgaatttataaaagttttgGTGGCGAAAAATGGAAATCTAATGTATTGCTTACATCAATGCTGAGTCctgg aCTTGTCTTcggtttattttttataatgaactTAATTTTTTGGGGAAAAGGCAGTTCAGCTGCAGTACCATTCAGTACTCTCGTTGCACTTTTAGCATTATGGTTTGGAGTTTCCGTTCCATTAACATTTATTGGAGCTTATTTCGGATTTAAGAAAagg tcaCTGGAACATCCAGTAAGAACTAATCAAATACCAAGACAAATACcagaacaaaatttttatacacaACCAATACCTGGCGTAATAATGGGTGGTGTTTTCCCTTTTGGATGTATATTTATTCagttattctttattcttaacTCACTTtg gtctAGCCAAGTGTATTACATGTTTGGATTCCTTTTCCtagtatttttaatacttgtGATTACGTGCTCTGAAACTACTATCTTACTatgttattttcatctttgtgCAGAG gATTACCATTGGTGGTGGCGCAGCTTTTTAACATCAGGATTTACagcattttatttgttaatttactGCATACATTTCTTCATGACAAAATTAGATATTGAAGATGCCACATCCACGTTCCTTTATTTTGGATATACTTTAATTATGGTCtatctattctttcttctgacag GTTCAATAGGATTCTTTGCTTGCTTCTGGTTTGTGCGTAAAATCTACAGTGTTGTAAAAGTTGACTAA
- the LOC124955887 gene encoding transmembrane 9 superfamily member 2 isoform X2 — protein MARILSSIWLLCTLYVVTEISAFYLPGLAPVNFCKTDDDSSKNCKSEIKLYVNRLNTEKYVIPYEYDRFDFCTAEKEESPVENLGQVVFGERIRPSPYKLKFLESVNCQKACKKVYKGGDEASEKKLQFLKKGIALNYQHHWIIDNMPVTWCYQIQDEKQYCSTGFPMGCFTKEARSQQDACSINGPYHNPKTYYLFNHVDLNITYHSGVKEEWGTSFKANGGRIISVKVIPRSIKHENVLTCTGKKAMELPYGDLPADQTLEITYTYSVTFSQDNTIKWSSRWDYILESMPHTNIQWLSILNSLIIVLFLSGMVAMIMLRTLHKDIVRYNQIESGEDAQEEFGWKLVHGDVFRPPRKGMLFSVLLGSGTQVFFMTLVTLAFACFGFLSPANRGALMTCAMVLYVCLGTSAGYVAARIYKSFGGEKWKSNVLLTSMLSPGLVFGLFFIMNLIFWGKGSSAAVPFSTLVALLALWFGVSVPLTFIGAYFGFKKRSLEHPVRTNQIPRQIPEQNFYTQPIPGVIMGGVFPFGCIFIQLFFILNSLWSSQVYYMFGFLFLVFLILVITCSETTILLCYFHLCAEDYHWWWRSFLTSGFTAFYLLIYCIHFFMTKLDIEDATSTFLYFGYTLIMVYLFFLLTGSIGFFACFWFVRKIYSVVKVD, from the exons ATGGCGAgaatattatcatcgatatggCTGTTGTGTACGCTCTACGTAGTTACTGAAATATCAGCATTTTACTTGCCCGGTTTAGCACCagtaaatttttgtaaaactgATGATGATTCTTCGAAAAATTGTAAG tctgAAATCAAATTATATGTTAATCGCCTGAATACTGAGAAATATGTTATACCTTATGAATATGATCg ttTTGACTTTTGTACTgcggaaaaagaagaatctccAGTTGAAAATTTAGGGCAAGTAGTCTTTGGAGAACGGATTCGCCCTTCTCCATACAag TTGAAATTCTTGGAATCAGTCAATTGTCAGAAAGCAtgtaaaaaagtttataaaggAGGAGATGAAGCTTCAGAAAAAAAGTTGCAATTCCTTAAAAAAGGAATAGCGCTTAATTATCAACATCATTGGATCATTG aTAATATGCCAGTCACATGGTGTTATCAAATACAAGATGAAAAACAATATTGTAGTACTGGTTTTCCAATGGGCTGCTTTACAAAGGAAGCTCGTTCTCAACAGGATGCCTGTAGCATTAAT GGTCCATATCACAACCCaaaaacatattatttattcaaccACGTAGATCTTAACATAACATACCACAGTGGAGTCAAAGAAGAATGGGGAACAAGTTTCAAAGCAAATGGTGGTCGTATTATCT CTGTAAAAGTTATTCCTCGTAGTATTAAACACGAAAATGTCCTAACTTGTACTGGCAAAAAAGCCATGGAATTACCATATGGTGATCTTCCTGCTGATCAAACATTGgaaataacatatacatattctgTAACATTTTCC CAAGACAATACAATCAAATGGTCATCCAGGTGGGattatatattagaatcaATGCCACATACAAATATTCAATGGCTTAGTATCctgaattcattaattattgtcTTATTTTTATCTGGAATGGTGGCAATGATAATGCTTCGTACATTGCACAAGGATATTGTGAGATATAAtcag ATAGAGTCAGGAGAGGATGCACAGGAAGAATTTGGATGGAAACTAGTACATGGTGATGTCTTCCGACCACCACGTAAAGGAATGTTATTTTCAGTTTTACTTGGTTCGGGTACACAAGTCTTTTTCATGACTCTTGTTACACTAG CATTTGCTTGTTTCGGTTTTCTGTCTCCTGCTAATAGAGGAGCATTGATGACATGTGCAAtggtattatatgtatgtcttGGAACCTCAGCTGGTTATGTAGCTGCtcgaatttataaaagttttgGTGGCGAAAAATGGAAATCTAATGTATTGCTTACATCAATGCTGAGTCctgg aCTTGTCTTcggtttattttttataatgaactTAATTTTTTGGGGAAAAGGCAGTTCAGCTGCAGTACCATTCAGTACTCTCGTTGCACTTTTAGCATTATGGTTTGGAGTTTCCGTTCCATTAACATTTATTGGAGCTTATTTCGGATTTAAGAAAagg tcaCTGGAACATCCAGTAAGAACTAATCAAATACCAAGACAAATACcagaacaaaatttttatacacaACCAATACCTGGCGTAATAATGGGTGGTGTTTTCCCTTTTGGATGTATATTTATTCagttattctttattcttaacTCACTTtg gtctAGCCAAGTGTATTACATGTTTGGATTCCTTTTCCtagtatttttaatacttgtGATTACGTGCTCTGAAACTACTATCTTACTatgttattttcatctttgtgCAGAG gATTACCATTGGTGGTGGCGCAGCTTTTTAACATCAGGATTTACagcattttatttgttaatttactGCATACATTTCTTCATGACAAAATTAGATATTGAAGATGCCACATCCACGTTCCTTTATTTTGGATATACTTTAATTATGGTCtatctattctttcttctgacag GTTCAATAGGATTCTTTGCTTGCTTCTGGTTTGTGCGTAAAATCTACAGTGTTGTAAAAGTTGACTAA
- the LOC124955740 gene encoding transmembrane protein 231-like isoform X2, giving the protein MTAIEIFSSSIYYKYRARIYSLSSLIVLLLVMMSIITPFFLMFNTGGFWIKTKTHAETPDISFQYKYLLLMERGIEMAPIVCSTFTSYKENNISDDCLIIKVQEIDTNNDGRKDILKFEAQFYTDSPIKNIRFFLFFDFKLKQIFESSIQSLAIFDHTLHQDEQKIYFIADLELKQRGILHSDHLYETYNHSIELSDRTLLQLLSQSVNKKFSAEITNSHVITQSGFSKEDMITIQGELHYKDHLIYYQPNLWEELKWAWIHEEAL; this is encoded by the exons ATGACTgcgattgaaatattttcgagttctatttattataaatatagagctagaatatattctttaagCTCTTTAATTGTGTTATTATTGGTTATGATGTCAATAATTACTCCGTTCTTTCTAATGTTTAATACAGGag GATTttggataaaaacaaaaactcaTGCAGAAACACCAGAcatatcttttcaatataaatatttattactaatGGAGAGAGGCATAGAAATGGCCCCAATAGTTTGTTCTACCTTTACTAGCTacaaagagaataatatttctgaTGATTGTTTAATCATAAAG gtACAAGAAATAGATACAAACAACGATGGGaggaaagatatattaaaGTTTGAAGCTCAGTTTTATACAGATTCACCTATTAAGaacataagattttttttattttttgattttaaattaaag caaATTTTTGAAAGCTCTATTCAATCATTAGCAATATTTGATCATACATTACATCAAGATGaacaaaagatttatttcattgctGATTTGGAATTAAAACAGAGAGGCATTCTTCATAGCGATCATTTATATGAGACATATAATCATAGTATAGAGTTGTCAGACCGAACATTGCTGCAATTGCTATCTCAAAGTGTTAATAAAAAGT TTTCAGCAGAAATTACTAACAGCCATGTAATCACTCAATCGGGATTTTCAAAGGAAGATATGATTACAATCCAAGGAGAATTACATTACAaagatcatttaatatattatcaaccTAATTTGTGGGAAGAATTGAAATGGGCATGGATACA CGAAGAGGCGCTTTGA
- the LOC124955740 gene encoding transmembrane protein 231-like isoform X1, producing the protein MTAIEIFSSSIYYKYRARIYSLSSLIVLLLVMMSIITPFFLMFNTGGFWIKTKTHAETPDISFQYKYLLLMERGIEMAPIVCSTFTSYKENNISDDCLIIKVQEIDTNNDGRKDILKFEAQFYTDSPIKNIRFFLFFDFKLKQIFESSIQSLAIFDHTLHQDEQKIYFIADLELKQRGILHSDHLYETYNHSIELSDRTLLQLLSQSVNKKFSAEITNSHVITQSGFSKEDMITIQGELHYKDHLIYYQPNLWEELKWAWIQYISCFIVFVYLTNYILTFLFSNRYLNSYIVVPWKVK; encoded by the exons ATGACTgcgattgaaatattttcgagttctatttattataaatatagagctagaatatattctttaagCTCTTTAATTGTGTTATTATTGGTTATGATGTCAATAATTACTCCGTTCTTTCTAATGTTTAATACAGGag GATTttggataaaaacaaaaactcaTGCAGAAACACCAGAcatatcttttcaatataaatatttattactaatGGAGAGAGGCATAGAAATGGCCCCAATAGTTTGTTCTACCTTTACTAGCTacaaagagaataatatttctgaTGATTGTTTAATCATAAAG gtACAAGAAATAGATACAAACAACGATGGGaggaaagatatattaaaGTTTGAAGCTCAGTTTTATACAGATTCACCTATTAAGaacataagattttttttattttttgattttaaattaaag caaATTTTTGAAAGCTCTATTCAATCATTAGCAATATTTGATCATACATTACATCAAGATGaacaaaagatttatttcattgctGATTTGGAATTAAAACAGAGAGGCATTCTTCATAGCGATCATTTATATGAGACATATAATCATAGTATAGAGTTGTCAGACCGAACATTGCTGCAATTGCTATCTCAAAGTGTTAATAAAAAGT TTTCAGCAGAAATTACTAACAGCCATGTAATCACTCAATCGGGATTTTCAAAGGAAGATATGATTACAATCCAAGGAGAATTACATTACAaagatcatttaatatattatcaaccTAATTTGTGGGAAGAATTGAAATGGGCATGGATACAGTATATATCATGTTTTAtcgtatttgtttatttaactaattatattctaacatttttattctcaaaCCGATATTTAAATTCGTATATTGTAGTGCCGTggaaagttaaataa
- the LOC124955740 gene encoding transmembrane protein 231-like isoform X3 produces the protein MERGIEMAPIVCSTFTSYKENNISDDCLIIKVQEIDTNNDGRKDILKFEAQFYTDSPIKNIRFFLFFDFKLKQIFESSIQSLAIFDHTLHQDEQKIYFIADLELKQRGILHSDHLYETYNHSIELSDRTLLQLLSQSVNKKFSAEITNSHVITQSGFSKEDMITIQGELHYKDHLIYYQPNLWEELKWAWIQYISCFIVFVYLTNYILTFLFSNRYLNSYIVVPWKVK, from the exons atGGAGAGAGGCATAGAAATGGCCCCAATAGTTTGTTCTACCTTTACTAGCTacaaagagaataatatttctgaTGATTGTTTAATCATAAAG gtACAAGAAATAGATACAAACAACGATGGGaggaaagatatattaaaGTTTGAAGCTCAGTTTTATACAGATTCACCTATTAAGaacataagattttttttattttttgattttaaattaaag caaATTTTTGAAAGCTCTATTCAATCATTAGCAATATTTGATCATACATTACATCAAGATGaacaaaagatttatttcattgctGATTTGGAATTAAAACAGAGAGGCATTCTTCATAGCGATCATTTATATGAGACATATAATCATAGTATAGAGTTGTCAGACCGAACATTGCTGCAATTGCTATCTCAAAGTGTTAATAAAAAGT TTTCAGCAGAAATTACTAACAGCCATGTAATCACTCAATCGGGATTTTCAAAGGAAGATATGATTACAATCCAAGGAGAATTACATTACAaagatcatttaatatattatcaaccTAATTTGTGGGAAGAATTGAAATGGGCATGGATACAGTATATATCATGTTTTAtcgtatttgtttatttaactaattatattctaacatttttattctcaaaCCGATATTTAAATTCGTATATTGTAGTGCCGTggaaagttaaataa
- the LOC124955741 gene encoding ubiquitin-conjugating enzyme E2Q-like protein CG4502 isoform X1, with product MTKICDSLRIMLNEDNIIEKVQVMSTRSKEKVVAAFRKLFRSSEKLAEQESGSDSSTNSPSRRLLNRHHHRPDAVTPSDGSMPENPGSSHTAHGSCFFKTKKSSSTSSQGNIPEKVRLRRLMKELSEIQRTQHRRDATFTAELINDNLFEWHVRLHKIDPESELAADMRELEIPYILLHVVFPENFPFAPPFMRVISPRIEKGFVMEGGAICMELLTPRGWASAYTIEAVITQFAASIVKGQGRVARKPKTNKEFNRRSAEESFRNLVKTHEKYGWVTPPLAEG from the exons ATGACGAAGATATGCGACTCGTTACGCATTATGTTAAacgaagataatattattgaaaaag TTCAAGTCATGTCTACGAGATCGAAGGAGAAAGTAGTTGCTGCCTTTCGGAAATTATTCCGATCATCGGAGAAGCTTGCTGAACAGGAAAGTGGAAGTGATAGCTCGACAAATTCGCCTTCGAGACGGTTACttaatcgtcatcatcatcggcCTGATGCAGTCACGCCGTCTGATGGTTCCATGCCTGAAAATCCAGGCAGCAGTCATACCGCACATGGTAGTTGCTTCTTCAAAACAAAGAAGTCTTCCAGTACTTCCTCTCAg ggTAACATCCCAGAGAAAGTTAGATTACGTCGTTTGATGAAAGAACTCAGTGAAATTCAAAGAACTCAACATCGCCGAGATGCAACTTTTACCGCCGAGCTCATCAATGACAATCTATTTGAGTGGCATGTGAGACTTCACAAAATCGATCCAGAAAGCGAGCTAGCTGCCGACATGCGGGAACTCGAGATACCCTATATACTTCTTCACGTAGTCTTTCcagaaaattttcctttcgcGCCACCTTTCATGAGAGTAATCTCGCCGAGAATTGAGAAAGGTTTTGTCATGGAAGGTGGGGCTATTTGTATGGAACTTTTAACACCTAGAGGATGGGCCAGTGCATATACTATCGAAGCTGTTATCACGCAGTTTGCTGCCAGTATCGTTAAGGGACAG GGACGCGTTGCTAGAAAACCAAAGACCAATAAAGAATTCAATCGGCGATCCGCTGAAGAATCTTTTCGAAATCTCGTTAAAACTCACGAGAAATATGGTTGGGTTACGCCTCCGCTTGCAGAAGGCTGA
- the LOC124955741 gene encoding ubiquitin-conjugating enzyme E2Q-like protein CG4502 isoform X2, whose translation MSTRSKEKVVAAFRKLFRSSEKLAEQESGSDSSTNSPSRRLLNRHHHRPDAVTPSDGSMPENPGSSHTAHGSCFFKTKKSSSTSSQGNIPEKVRLRRLMKELSEIQRTQHRRDATFTAELINDNLFEWHVRLHKIDPESELAADMRELEIPYILLHVVFPENFPFAPPFMRVISPRIEKGFVMEGGAICMELLTPRGWASAYTIEAVITQFAASIVKGQGRVARKPKTNKEFNRRSAEESFRNLVKTHEKYGWVTPPLAEG comes from the exons ATGTCTACGAGATCGAAGGAGAAAGTAGTTGCTGCCTTTCGGAAATTATTCCGATCATCGGAGAAGCTTGCTGAACAGGAAAGTGGAAGTGATAGCTCGACAAATTCGCCTTCGAGACGGTTACttaatcgtcatcatcatcggcCTGATGCAGTCACGCCGTCTGATGGTTCCATGCCTGAAAATCCAGGCAGCAGTCATACCGCACATGGTAGTTGCTTCTTCAAAACAAAGAAGTCTTCCAGTACTTCCTCTCAg ggTAACATCCCAGAGAAAGTTAGATTACGTCGTTTGATGAAAGAACTCAGTGAAATTCAAAGAACTCAACATCGCCGAGATGCAACTTTTACCGCCGAGCTCATCAATGACAATCTATTTGAGTGGCATGTGAGACTTCACAAAATCGATCCAGAAAGCGAGCTAGCTGCCGACATGCGGGAACTCGAGATACCCTATATACTTCTTCACGTAGTCTTTCcagaaaattttcctttcgcGCCACCTTTCATGAGAGTAATCTCGCCGAGAATTGAGAAAGGTTTTGTCATGGAAGGTGGGGCTATTTGTATGGAACTTTTAACACCTAGAGGATGGGCCAGTGCATATACTATCGAAGCTGTTATCACGCAGTTTGCTGCCAGTATCGTTAAGGGACAG GGACGCGTTGCTAGAAAACCAAAGACCAATAAAGAATTCAATCGGCGATCCGCTGAAGAATCTTTTCGAAATCTCGTTAAAACTCACGAGAAATATGGTTGGGTTACGCCTCCGCTTGCAGAAGGCTGA